The genomic segment GAgtcactatagtcaatgtcacccttgtttactattgtccacgTCTTTTTTCGCATTCACATGCACATAGGGTTCTCACCAACAAGTCCTCATGGTGCTTCATCATTCATATGTTCTTTAAGCATCTAAATGCAATTAAACCAAGTACACATAATAAGCTACCCTATATGCAAGAATGCAACAATACAAGATGCTCAAGtaaagtgacatagacatagaaagagactcGGTATTTTCAGATAGCACCCGCCACCTTTTAGTGTTACAAGGATGCCGTGGTTCaattttcacgatttttaggcGCTTACGCCGTGGGCTGCGACGATCTGTACCAATTTAGCCTGTTTCCTGAATATCTCCACgaacgctcgtcgtatcgccgaaccgagcacaccaacgcgtttgttgacctaccaattaggttaaaatgagatcaaacccaaactTCGACCTCAAAATTCCAAAACCCTAAGTATAGGTCTCTATACTTTGTCATATTTCCCATACAAGCCCCTAGCTTGCATATTCATGGAGGAAATTCACCATAGAAGCTCCTAGATGCAAATGCAAataccaaaaccctaactcaaaatCATGGAAACTCACCTTGGAGTCTCAAGTTTTCCTTCCAAGCTTTTGCCCAAGCTAGCCTTTACCTTGGaaatcttcttctccaagtttgctcctccaaatcccctccgagtccaagctctagagaaagaggaagagagaagagaagggttttagagagagagagaggaaaagattTCAGGGTTAGGGTTGAGAAATGAGAGCCCTAACCCAAGCCCTCACGTCTATAGACCCCACTCATGTCACATTAGCACCTTAGCCcttcaacttttcatttttacaacagcccaaactgggcatatTTCACatacggggactggtctctccccacagggactggtccccgagagtatacctctcaggacttagccaaattttccatCTTTTCTGGCTGGCTatgcgcacggggaccggtctctcatccaaggaccggttcccgagagcaacatttTCACAACTAGCCAATTCCTAACTTTTTCACCTATggcgaccggtctctccctgcagggaccggttcccgtagccaggttttccaggacttagccgatttccaGCTTTCTGGGCAGGCTACGCATACAGGGATCGGTCTCTtcccacagggaccggtccctgagagtcAAAAATCTGGAACTTGGCTAGATTTTgcaatttcactctctcgggtccctttactatatatatgggttccaatgcacttaggaCCAATACTAACTCGTTCCACTCCACATTCcgcacatttcgacggaactcggcacgacttaaggggaagtgatatgttacattccCTACCCCTTAAAAACAGTTTCGGTCGCGAAACTTGAACACGTACCTTAGTTCGCTTGCTCGAACAAATGAGAATAGACCTCGCGTATCTTCTCCTCGAGTTCTCACGTGGATTCACGTCTCGAGTGATTACTCCATTGCACTTTGACATACGGAATAGTCCGATTCCGTAGCTTCCGCTCCTCTCGAGCAAGAATGCTCACCGGGAATTCTTCATAAGTGACTTCCTCATATAACTCTACCGGCTCATACTCCAACACATGTGAGGAGTTTCGAAAATATTTGTGGAGattcgatacatgaaacacgttgtgcactcccgcaagcttCCGCGGTAATGCTAACTTGTACGCTACGGGCCCAATTCGCTCTAGAATCTCATACGGGCCAATATACCGGGGACTAAGCTTCCCCGGAATGCCAAACCGCTTCACCCCGCGCATTGGTGACACTTTGAGAAACACACGGTCACCAACCGCGAATTCCAAATCCTTTCGGCGCTTATTCGCATAGCTTCGTTGCCGCGATTGTGCCGTCAACAATCGTTGCCGAGCAagacggactttctcttccgcctctcgcaccACATCCGGACCAAGGGTGACTCTTTcacccacctcgctccaatggataggagagcgGCACTTACGCCTATAGAGTGCCTCAAacggcgccatcgctatactttcctgataactgttattataagcGAACTCCGTCATCGGCAAATGCTCATGCCACCCTCCACTGTAATCGagcacacacgctcgcaacatatcctcgagtACCTGAATTGTCCTCTCTGACTggccatcactctgaggatgaaacgccgtgctaaaatcgagccgcgtgcctagagcatcctgcaagctcttccagaaatgagaagtgaactgggggtctcgatctgacacaatcgacAATGGAACCCCATGCAAGCTCACTACCTCAACCAAGTAAACTTGTGCTAACCTGTCTcctgaccacgtggtgtggatcggcaagaaatgagccgactttgtcaaacggtccacaaccacccatatGACATCATGTCCAGCTTGCGATCGGGGTAATCtgaccacaaagtccatcgctatgtcctcccatttccacacaGGGATTGGTAAGCTCTGCAACTTCTCCGCGGGAAATCGacgctcagccttcacttgttggcacgtcaaACATTacgccacaaactccccaatgtctttctttattcccggccaccaataatgtaacTTTAGATctttgtacatcttagtgccgcccgggtgaatactatacgGGGAATGATGTGCCTTTTGCAACACCATCTTATGGATTTCGTCATCTTTAGGTACACACAACCGGTTTCTGAACAGAAGTGCATAGTCGGGTCCTGCGCCGAAGTCACCGGCGCGTCCGCCCACAATGTCATTCcgtaccttttggagatacggatCATCCACTTGCCGCTTTTTAATCCGTTCCAATAAGGTCAGTCGAACCACTAGCGCCGCCAAGATGGTCGGAACCTCTGGCGCCACTACTTCCAATCCAAACTGTTGCATTTCTCTATGCAGTGTCGGTTGATTAGTAATCGCCGTCGCCAAGTTCTCAGcagatttcctacttagcgaaTCGGCAACGACATTAGCTTTCCCAgggtggtataggatagtaaggtcataatccttcaacagctccaaccaccgccgctgccgcatgtttaactctttctgggtgaacaaatacttgaggctcttgtgatcggtatatacctcacaatgctcaccatagagatagtgcctccatagctttagcgcgaaaatgaCCGCCACTAACTCGAGATCAtgtatcgggtagttcttctcatagttcttcaactggcgcgaagcaaACGCAATGACTCACCtattttgcataagaacacacccgagaccattgtatgaggcatcactgtacactacgaAGCTCTCTCCCGGCGTTGGCAACGCAAGTATCGGGGTAGTCATCAACTTCtctttcaactcttggaagctttggTCGCAACCGCCACTCCAGATGAACTTTACTCCCTTGTGCATTAGGCGTGTGAGAGGAGTAGTTAGCTttgcaaacccctcaacaaaatgCCGATAGTAGCCTGCCAATCCGAGAAAACTGCGGACTTCTGCCACACTCATCGGatgaggccaatctttaatcgccttaATCTTCCTTGGATCTACCGAGACTCCACTCCCGGagatcacatggcctaagaaggttACCTTCGAAAGCCAAAAATCGTacttcttgagcttagcataaagcttctcgttccggagtatttgcaacacggttcttaaatgttcctcgtgttcttctTCACTCCGCGAGTACACCAAcacgtcgtcgataaacaccacgatgCACTTGTCCAATAAAGGTCGAAAGACccgattcattaggtccataaacGTTGCTGGGGCATTCGTAAGCCCAAACGGtatcaccgtaaactcatagtggccgTACCGCGTAcgatacgccgttttgtgcacatcctcctaccggatcttcaactggtgatatcacgactgaaggtctatcttcgagtataaCCGCGACCTctgtaactgatcaaacaggtcgCCTATCCTCagcaacgggtatttgttcttgaccgttaccttgttcaactcgcgatagtccacgcaaagtcgaagtgtaccgtccttttttttcacaaatagcaccggagctccccatggtgacacgctcggcctcacaaagtcTTTGTCGAGCAAGTCCTGTAACTGGGCCTTTAACTCCTtaagctccgccggtgccattctatatggagccttcaaaattggtgccgccccgggaatcaagtcaatgatgaactcgatctcccgatccggtggcaatcccggtaactccgccggaaatacgtCCGGAATTCACATGCAACTCGGATATCTCCAAGTTCTGGGTGCTCCCTTTGAGCTTCTATcatggtcgccaaataggccacatATTCGCCTTTGATCATCTTTctcgccctcgtcgccgacacggtcgccgcgaagcgcgagcttttacACACTTGATACACGAACTCTTTCTgaccaggctcacgaaaagtgatcaccttactgTCACAGTCGATgctggcataatacttggagagccaattaactCCCAAGATGACATCAAATATCCACATCTGCTTCAATACTAGCAAGTCCGCCGGCATGATCCACTCGCCGATCTGAACCGGACAAGCTAAGCACTCCTCATGAACTCTAAACGAATGCTTCGGTGCgttaacccaccaatagtcataaTTATGCACTATTTCCATGCCATGAGTCTTAGCAAATGATGCACCAATAAACGAATGTGATGCACCCGTGTCAAATAATGCTCTTGCTCTAATTCCattaatcagaataatacctgccacgacgtcgtcgggtacggtaggctgctcctccacttgagtggcaaaaacccgtccactcggtgcacgtgatccctccggctgacgcggtgctgaagcgcgcccagccgacattgcAGGTGGCAGTCCTACAAGCTGTCATGGAGCATACTTAGCCGAAGCAGCTGACGGAGCAGGTGACGCGCCGCCCGGGCAATCCCAACTCAAATGTCCCGCTTGGCCGCATCGGAAACACCTCCCGTCACGCTGAGAACAATCATTGGGCCTATGATTCCcgccgcagatcacacacgggaaTGAAATCATCTGACCCCTTGACTGGCTTCTGCCTCCCCGTCACTGTGATTTTGGGTAccgagggggtcgcttagaactcgactgcctTGCGGAACCACCAGCCAgtcgcttcttggacttctccttgtCCTTGTCCCTTTCAAACGCCTCGCGTTCCTCACGCGCAATGGTGTTGCCGCGCTCTACCCATAGCGCGCGATCGAGTACCTCCTCGTAGGTCTTCAGCTGGAGCGCATGAATAATCTTGAATATTTTCGGCCGCAATCCGCGCTCAAAGACCTCTGCTCGATCCCGGTCTCCATGAACCAAGCCCGGAATGCAATCAACCATGTGCGAGAGCTCCCTTTCGTACTCCTGCACCGTTCGGTTCCCTTGCCTTAACTTgcgaaagtcctccttgatcttctgcTTGTCGCTTTCGGGAAAATACTCCATAAGCAACAACTCCCGAAATGCCTCCCAAGACATAGTAGCCGGATCCAAAGATCGACCATTCTTTACTCGCATCCACCATGACCTAGCCGACCCCTCTAAATAGTGAGACACTAGGCgtactttatccttctcgagggtgtagacaTACTCGAACAATGCCTCCATCGTCGAAAGCCACGCCTCCATTAACCAAAGGTCTTTCACATCACCCTAGAACGTCGGAGGATTGAACCGCTTAAAGGCCGTCAACACCGCCAACGACCGCTCCTACTCAACCTCAAGTACCTCCGGGATAGGAGCCGAAGAACCCGAAGCCGttggaggaatagccgtcaccggtgccgccgccaccgtcgGAGTAGGTGCCACAGGTGCGGGCGCGTCCTGAGGTACAagtgcagccgccgccgcctgtcaaGCCTCCAACTCATGGAGCCATCCTATCTGCTCTCCTTGCtgtcgcatagccccggccaaagccgccACTTGGGCCCGCAACTCTCGGACTTCATCAGATCCAacttgctcgggcacctcatcAGGTAATGCCGGAGCGGACCTACGTGTATAacgtcttggggacatttgTTCCTGAACCGTAACACACGCATTAATACTCGACACGCGTAACTCTTACACATTCCAAAtagctacccaattaagcgaaagcaaccAAGTGTGTTCATTTTCTACCCTCAGTATTATGTAGCCGGCCGCCCCACATAATACCTCAAGAAGAGAACAAACAAACACTTGA from the Ananas comosus cultivar F153 unplaced genomic scaffold, ASM154086v1, whole genome shotgun sequence genome contains:
- the LOC109704586 gene encoding uncharacterized protein LOC109704586; its protein translation is MEAWLSTMEALFEYVYTLEKDKVRLVSHYLEGSARSWWMRVKNGRSLDPATMSWEAFRELLLMEYFPESDKQKIKEDFRKLRQGNRTVQEYERELSHMVDCIPGLVHGDRDRAEVFERGLRPKIFKIIHALQLKTYEEVLDRALWVERGNTIAREEREAFERDKDKEKSKKRLAGGSARQSSSKRPPRYPKSQ